A single genomic interval of Arachis duranensis cultivar V14167 chromosome 7, aradu.V14167.gnm2.J7QH, whole genome shotgun sequence harbors:
- the LOC107458522 gene encoding uncharacterized protein LOC107458522, translated as MVAAIQATAKALGNQINQGNQGNNNDEDGPMTLAEFLKVYPSIFRGTSNPIYADNWIQAMEWALQAQQVPDEQWVEFGTYQFQVRNAKELELMQLKKGQMTVTEYTSRFEELCHFSRICHGAPEDFVECQCIKYEGGLRSNILSFLTLMKIRVFSELVNKSRVAEDCVRKAAAEKGSLMPGHMANNCPEKKKYEIGRVQQPRRVYTTSAAGADGSETLIRGNGEMAGKILNALFDSGETHSFITFEKANELELRMVVLG; from the exons ATGGTTGCAGCTATACAGGCGACAGCCAAGGCATTGGGTAATCAGATAAACCAGGGTAATCAAGGGAACAATAATGATGAGGACGGTCCTATGACACTTGCTGAATTTCTGAAAGTTTACCCTTCGATCTTCAGAGGAACCTCAAATCCTATTTATGCAGATAATTGGATTCAGGCTATGGAATGGGCATTGCAGGCCCAACAGGTTCCTGATGAGCAATGGGTTGAATTTGGAACTTATCAGTTCCAAG TCAGAAATGCCAAGGAACTTGAATTGATGCAATTAAAGAAGGGCCAGATGACTGTTACTGAGTATACTAGCAGGTTTGAGGAGTTATGTCACTTTTCTCGTATTTGTCATGGTGCACCTGAAGATTTTGTTGAATGTCAGTGTATTAAATATGAGGGAGGTCTTCGGAGCAATATTCTAAGCTTCCTAACTCTAATGAAAATCAGAGTGTTTTCTGAATTGGTGAACAAGAGTAGGGTGGCTGAGGATTGTGTGAGAAAGGCAGCAGCAGAGAAAGGAAGTTTGATG CCCGGGCATATGGCCAATAATTgtccagagaagaagaagtatgAGATTGGTAGGGTACAACAGCCAAGGAGAGTGTACACCACTTCTGCAGCAGGCGCTGATGGATCTGAGACACTGATTAGAGGTAATGGTGAAATGGCTGGTAAAatcttaaatgctttatttgattcaggAGAAACTCATTCATTTATTACATTTGAAAAGGCTAATGAGTTAGAATTGAGGATGGTGGTTTTAGGTTAG